One region of Permianibacter fluminis genomic DNA includes:
- a CDS encoding uracil-DNA glycosylase family protein → MSAAENMQARSAALRRMGIVEWLPRVTESALAEEAVSQNGDDSVVAQHTVFFSQQGARPVAVEASAPVAVRHVATANVSPLVAAPASVSPVSATVERNPTPQTVSSQTVSPQSASAQSAPVSMPSLRGRLLRAGNQAPILVLALAEKNQRDALLHPDTGSGALLNAMLATLPAATAVAVIGVERGEPLAVPATILVLGERSARALLGNDIAAPLRGRVHLFGQSRVVVSYHPDEARQNAALKRLVWDDLRLLAGLVPPPAPESP, encoded by the coding sequence ATGAGCGCTGCGGAAAACATGCAGGCGCGCAGCGCGGCCTTGCGCCGCATGGGCATTGTCGAGTGGTTGCCGCGAGTGACGGAAAGCGCGCTGGCTGAAGAGGCGGTGTCGCAAAACGGCGACGACAGCGTCGTTGCGCAACACACGGTGTTTTTTTCGCAGCAGGGCGCGCGTCCCGTTGCGGTGGAAGCATCGGCGCCGGTTGCGGTGCGGCACGTAGCAACAGCCAACGTGTCACCACTCGTTGCAGCTCCAGCCAGCGTATCGCCAGTCAGCGCGACGGTCGAACGCAACCCCACTCCGCAAACCGTTTCTTCGCAAACCGTTTCGCCGCAAAGTGCGTCTGCGCAAAGCGCGCCGGTGAGCATGCCGTCGTTGCGCGGTCGTTTGCTGCGGGCTGGCAATCAGGCGCCGATTCTGGTGCTCGCGTTGGCGGAAAAAAATCAGCGCGATGCCCTGCTGCATCCGGATACCGGGTCAGGGGCGCTGCTCAATGCCATGTTGGCAACCTTGCCCGCTGCGACAGCGGTGGCAGTGATCGGTGTCGAACGTGGCGAGCCGCTCGCTGTGCCTGCTACCATTCTGGTGCTCGGTGAGCGCAGTGCTCGGGCACTGCTCGGCAATGACATTGCCGCACCGCTGCGCGGTCGCGTGCATCTGTTTGGACAAAGCCGTGTCGTGGTCAGTTATCACCCGGATGAAGCTCGGCAAAACGCTGCGCTGAAACGCCTGGTTTGGGATGACTTGCGCCTGCTGGCCGGGCTGGTGCCGCCGCCTGCGCCGGAGTCACCTTGA
- the rimI gene encoding ribosomal protein S18-alanine N-acetyltransferase encodes MRSLGNGLVLKPFAKSDLDTIHAVERRAYAVPWSYGVFYDCLIARYDCQALWRGEQLLGYFVGQRVLDEAHLLNLCVDPDCHRQGLGELLLQEWLLLASGSGCKKALLEVRVSNVGAQTLYRKAGFQQIGYRKGYYPALEGREDGIVMALALPQALSASV; translated from the coding sequence ATGCGGTCACTGGGCAATGGCCTGGTGCTCAAGCCGTTTGCAAAATCGGATCTCGATACCATCCACGCGGTTGAACGCCGCGCTTACGCCGTGCCATGGAGTTACGGCGTTTTCTACGACTGTTTGATTGCCCGCTACGACTGTCAGGCGCTTTGGCGCGGTGAGCAGCTGCTGGGCTATTTCGTCGGTCAGCGGGTGCTGGATGAAGCGCATCTGCTCAACCTGTGCGTCGATCCGGATTGTCACCGCCAGGGCCTTGGCGAGTTGTTGCTGCAGGAATGGCTGCTGCTGGCCAGTGGCTCTGGCTGCAAAAAGGCATTGCTGGAAGTCCGGGTTTCCAACGTCGGCGCACAGACACTGTACCGCAAGGCCGGGTTCCAGCAAATTGGCTACCGCAAAGGCTATTACCCGGCGCTGGAAGGGCGTGAAGACGGCATCGTGATGGCCTTAGCACTACCACAAGCGCTTTCCGCTTCGGTTTGA
- a CDS encoding 2-isopropylmalate synthase: MSANVAGDKPKLIIFDTTLRDGEQSPGASMDKDEKIAIARLLERMKVDVIEAGFAIASPGDFESVQAVAAAIKDSTVCSLSRALDKDIERAAEALKPAARGRIHTFIATSPIHMKYKLQMEPDKVIEQAVRAVTKARNLMDDVEFSCEDAGRSEPDFLCRIIEQVINAGARTINIPDTVGYAMPRQYGAMIRDLIARIPNSDRAIFSVHCHNDLGLAVANSLDAVMNGARQVECTINGLGERAGNASLEEIVMAVRTRKDFFPVQVDVDTTQIVPASKLVSRVTGFPVQPNKAIVGGNAFAHESGIHQDGMLKNRETYEIMRAEDVGWKTNRMVLGKHSGRNAFKSHLAELGVNFANEADLNAAFARFKDLADKKHEVFDDDLLAIAKDSQQIQVNEGLRLVSLKVHSETGETPAASLVLSINGNEKQANAQGNGPVDAAYRAVNDLVGSDVAVQEFTVNAVTKGMDSQVEVNVRVEHDNHIVTGHGADMDIVVASVKAYLHALNTLQTMESRLHPHVATH; encoded by the coding sequence ATGAGCGCCAACGTAGCCGGCGACAAGCCCAAGCTGATCATATTTGACACCACACTGCGGGACGGCGAGCAAAGCCCCGGTGCGTCAATGGACAAGGACGAAAAGATTGCCATTGCCCGTCTGCTGGAGCGGATGAAGGTTGATGTGATCGAAGCCGGCTTTGCCATTGCCAGCCCCGGCGATTTTGAGTCGGTGCAGGCGGTCGCGGCTGCGATCAAGGATTCCACTGTTTGTTCGCTGTCGCGGGCGCTGGACAAGGACATCGAGCGGGCCGCAGAAGCGCTGAAGCCGGCTGCGCGTGGCCGCATTCACACCTTCATCGCAACGTCGCCAATCCACATGAAGTACAAGTTGCAGATGGAGCCGGACAAGGTCATCGAACAGGCTGTGCGGGCAGTGACCAAGGCGCGCAACCTGATGGATGATGTCGAGTTTTCCTGTGAAGACGCGGGTCGCTCCGAACCGGATTTTCTCTGCCGCATCATCGAACAGGTGATCAATGCCGGCGCCCGCACGATCAATATTCCGGATACCGTTGGCTATGCCATGCCGCGACAGTACGGCGCCATGATTCGCGATTTGATCGCGCGGATTCCGAATTCCGATCGGGCCATTTTCTCGGTGCATTGCCATAACGATCTGGGCTTGGCGGTTGCCAACTCGCTGGACGCGGTCATGAACGGTGCCCGTCAGGTTGAATGCACCATCAACGGTTTGGGCGAGCGGGCCGGTAACGCCAGCCTGGAAGAGATTGTCATGGCGGTGCGCACGCGCAAGGACTTCTTCCCGGTTCAGGTCGATGTCGACACCACCCAGATCGTACCGGCATCGAAGCTGGTGTCGCGGGTGACCGGTTTCCCGGTGCAGCCCAATAAAGCAATTGTCGGCGGCAATGCGTTCGCGCATGAATCCGGCATCCATCAGGATGGCATGCTGAAAAATCGTGAAACTTACGAAATCATGCGCGCCGAAGATGTCGGCTGGAAAACCAACCGCATGGTGCTCGGCAAACACTCGGGCCGCAATGCATTCAAGAGCCATCTGGCCGAGCTCGGCGTGAATTTTGCCAACGAAGCGGATTTGAACGCTGCGTTTGCCCGGTTCAAGGATCTGGCCGATAAAAAACACGAAGTGTTCGATGATGATCTGCTCGCCATCGCCAAAGACAGTCAACAGATTCAGGTCAATGAAGGGCTGCGTCTGGTCAGCCTGAAAGTGCACAGCGAAACCGGCGAAACGCCGGCAGCAAGTTTGGTGCTGTCGATCAACGGCAACGAAAAGCAGGCCAATGCCCAAGGCAATGGCCCGGTCGATGCGGCTTATCGGGCCGTCAATGATCTGGTCGGTAGCGACGTCGCGGTGCAGGAATTCACCGTCAATGCCGTCACCAAAGGCATGGATTCGCAAGTCGAGGTGAACGTCCGCGTTGAGCACGACAACCATATCGTGACCGGTCATGGCGCCGACATGGATATCGTGGTGGCGTCGGTGAAAGCCTATCTGCATGCGCTGAATACTTTGCAGACCATGGAATCCCGGCTGCATCCGCATGTGGCAACGCACTGA